In Sphingobacterium zeae, one genomic interval encodes:
- a CDS encoding FUSC family protein, giving the protein MRNLFLRYTLHSDFIIYTIRVLIGFLIGYPLFVSFPQYSVSWTLISIILVISPQENESKKIAIDRAKSNFIGSAIGLSLYFVPIQQLYAMVIGILASLITCKLLNIIAVARTSMVALIIVYLHEQESRSYFAALDRFGCVCLGCLIGLGVILSTRNIILKLRKRYIF; this is encoded by the coding sequence ATGCGTAATCTATTCCTTCGCTATACGCTCCATTCAGATTTTATTATATATACGATTCGCGTACTAATTGGCTTCCTTATCGGTTATCCTTTATTTGTATCCTTTCCCCAATATTCTGTTTCTTGGACCCTTATCTCGATTATACTGGTGATTTCTCCACAAGAGAATGAGTCAAAAAAAATAGCGATCGATCGGGCCAAATCCAATTTCATAGGATCCGCCATTGGACTGAGCTTATATTTTGTTCCGATCCAGCAACTTTACGCAATGGTAATCGGTATCCTGGCCTCGTTGATTACTTGTAAACTACTCAACATTATAGCTGTAGCGAGGACATCGATGGTTGCGCTAATTATAGTCTATCTGCATGAACAGGAAAGCCGCTCCTACTTCGCTGCCTTAGATCGCTTTGGTTGTGTTTGTTTAGGCTGTTTGATCGGACTGGGCGTCATACTTTCTACAAGAAATATTATTTTGAAATTAAGAAAAAGATACATTTTTTAA